Below is a window of Falco peregrinus isolate bFalPer1 chromosome 3, bFalPer1.pri, whole genome shotgun sequence DNA.
AAGAGGTGACTGATGCCTTCACAGGAAAGCTGAATATGCAAAGTCAGCACAGACCAATGCCAAGCCTCCTGCCAGAGAAACAGCTACACCTTTAACTGACACACAAATCCTAGCAAATCATATCACAAGATTTGTGATATGAGGCATATTATAATGATACCCTTTCAAAGGCAggtacttgggttttttttccccaagggcACATGCAATAATTTGAGCTGCCCAAATGCATATAATTTGGTATAACTGCTATATCTGTGTACCTGTAGTCTTTCAGGGTAACTTCACACCCCTCATTTACAAGCTAGAAATATACTTAATTTATGACCAAGGATTCAGGTTTGTGACTATGTGGTCTCAGggtgattttatttcaaaatatgacGAGAGAGACACCTACCTCAGTACTCCACAGCCCACCAACTAACTGCGTGAACTAACCACGCGGCCGCTTCCCAGCTTGGCACTGCAGACCAGCTAATTCTGCAGGGATACCCAGGATGGCCACTCAGAGGTaaggctgctctgccagggacACTTCAGCTGTTGCTGCAGGGACACTGCATAGCTGGCAAATTTGATGTGACAATGACCTTGGGACCCCCTGCAGAACACAGTGCAGAGCCACGCTCAGCCCTgacagggctgctgggggaagaCGGGACAGAACTACGTGAGCGCCCAACCTTTAGGGCTCCGTGACTGGCGACATGAGCCCGGATGAAGCGGAGACCTCTTCAGCAGTGAGGCTCAAGGTCGCAGGTGTGAATTCAAGCTCCTGGGATAAAGGGAGGCCCAGTGATGGGTCTCGTGTTTGCCAAGCACATAAGCTGCTGTTATGCAAAAAAAGGACAACCTCAGTCATATCAGTGAGTTCTGCCTGGATTCATCAAGAGGGAAGCACAGACTGTCTGTGCCCTACAAGTGACCCGAGCCCAGGAGCTGATGGATTCAGTGTCCAAATGTAGCTGGAGGGCTAACCTGCGCTCCGTAACACCAGGTGGAGCAAAGCAACGGTGCAAATTATTTTGTCCTTCTCATCGCCAGAGAAGTGGAAGAGAAGTTTGCAAATATGAAACTGCTTTCACACCTTCACCACCTCAACCGTGTCAATGCCTGACGCATTTGGTTATGAATCTGTCCcctctgccaccagccctgccagatTACTCAGCTGGGCTCCTCCAGGAGACCAGCGGCTGTGGCAGGAACCAGCGTCTGGTTTGATGGACTGGAGGGGCACTTGGTGCCAGTGAGCGTGCTCCAAACACGCCCAGGCCTGCAGCTCCAGGGGCGAGTAGAGCTCACCAGACCAACTGTCTGCATACGTCAGACCTGCTTGGAGGGAATCCCCTCACTGGAACCAGccaaaggaacaggaaaaaagccaaaggAATAGGAAAAAAGCACGGCCACCCCTGTGGCTCTTGCTTCTTTTCAGGTGGCGTGTTGACACAGACCAAGGAGGGAGCAGCCCTGTGTAACCAGCCACCACTCATCTGTTTAGGAGATGCCTGGGAAGCGCTTCCAGACCAGAGTCTGGTTTTACATGGGGAAACCATGCAGCTCTTGCCAAAAGCAGCTCCGTTTCTACAGCTGCCGTTAGAGCTACAGCTCTGCCTGAGGCACAGCCCTATGAAGACCTGCtcttttccatcattttttcaTTACTACTCCAAGTTGACAGCACCAGCATGCAAAGCCACTCTGAAAAGCATACCATGTCCTACATAAGCTGTGACTATGTCTTCTCTGATCTTGGCAAGACCAAGTGCTACTACATAGTTACTCATATGGCATTACAAGACCCAAGCAGATGGATCTCATTTCAAGAAGTCTAAATCGGGTACTTCACAGATGCTCCACTGAGGATAGCAGGAGCTGGGCAAGGGCAGCACTTCAGGAACTAAGCTGTAAGAATTTCAAATCAGGCACCCTACAACTAACAGGCAACTTGAAAAACCTCATCAACTGAAAGATAGGAGCATTTAACATAGGATACTTACAGGTGGTGTGGTCCGGTGCCAAGCAGAAGCCGCTGTAGGATCACTTGCATAGCTCCTGCGTGTTAGCAGTTCAGATGCACTCAAGTTACTTTTGGTCCTCCGAGACCCCAGTTCAGGGGCACTCCAGGAATTTGCCGTGGCACTGGTTTTTGCTGAGGTCTGCTCCAGAAGGTTTGTTCTTGCACCGCTCCCTTCCATTTCTGAGAGGTCCACCGAGGACCTATACATGTTTGTAGTACTGGAAGCTGCACTTTTCTCCACTTTGGTTTGAGAGTCCTCCAGGGAATGTAAGCCTTGTCTTGCTCTCCAGGAACTTCTCACAGTGAcatgttttgtttcagaggAAGCTACATCTGAAGAGCCATGGCTCTTCCAGCTGATTGTCTCCGAAGGTGGCTCAATATTCCTCTCTGTGAGTTCAGCAGTCTTTATCATAATGCTGCTTCTGGAGACCACTGCTTCTGCTTTACTTCTCGGCGCTGCCTCTCCAATTCTGTCTGCCTCAGATAATTTCAGAGCACTTTTATTAATTGATACCTCAAAGGGTGGGGGGGGATTGTTTGTTATTGGTGAAGGCTCATTTGGAGCAACTCTGATGTTGCTGGTGGTAACATGCCTTTCTTTTGCTGCTATATCTGCATTGGTCCTCGGAGCTGTTGGCTCAGAAGGGAAGATTGTGATGCTGCTTGTCATTTTATTTGctaccattttaaaaacagacttctgtttttctgactCTGCCTCAGAAACAGTTCCTCCCATGACTGCCTTCATATCCTTTTCAACAATTGCAGGTTTAATGACAGCTTTTGATCTCAGAGCTTCTCTCGGGCTGAACAACCTCCTGGATTTAAATCCTCCAGTGCTGGCATCTGATGGTTTTATACACTTGGTGGAGTCTTCATCATTTAGAATGTTTTTGTCATTTTCAAAAAGTGATGCTCTAAAAACTCCCCTGGAATTGGAGAACTGCTTGGAGCcaactttctttcttctctccaaaTCTGAGTGAGTGGTTGgctttttgcttcttcctgATTCTTCATCTGAATTAAGTTTTTCCTGATTACTCTGGATGGTTTTGGAGTCCATTTTTAAGCCCGCATTTACATGATCCATTGCTGAAGTTGAAGACTGCTCCATGTCTTCTTTATCAAGGCCTGTGAGGATCTGCAGAATGTCCTCCTGACTCGTGGAGCGATGGGAAACCTTCGCTAGTGTTGAAGTATTTGCACTTTCAAGTGATGTGTCTGCAAATTCTTTTTCCTGGGAGATTATTGCTCTTTTAGCCCTTGCCTCCGAGGGCTGTCTGTGTGATGCAGCAAAAGTGTTCACTGCTTCCGCTTTACAGCCAGCGGAGTCTGAAGCCGACACCTGGGAGGAGAGGTGGTACCTGTACGCCGAAGCTGTGCCGTTGGAAGAGGTGTGATTGCCCCTGGCAAGCACCATGTCCCCCAAGCAGTCACCGACTTCTGCCTGActtgttttcagcttctcagtcAAAGAAGCCACTGATTCTCCTCTGCTTGACTTTTCATCCCGTGCATCAGCACCTGTTTGGCAGTTGCCACGGAGCACATGAGATGGTTTTTCAGCCTTTGATCTCAGGCCTGTGTCACCAACAGGTTTGGAAGGTGCTTTCCAAGATTTCTGCTCCTGTGCAGCAGGAGGGTATCGGCTGAGAACAGACGGCTGCTCTTTTGATCTCTTCCCCTCATTCTGGGTGACACAGCCTTCCCTCTGACTCGAAGAAAAAGTGGAAACTAAAGATTTCTCTTCCAGTCTTTTTGTGTCTGTCACAGCAGTGTCTGAAAGGGCAGATGCACCAgatgcttttcctgcttttctgctcaTTAAGCTTGGACTGGGCACCTGCTTACCCCCATGGCTGTAGCTGTCATGACTGCCAGAGAGATCTCTGTTCCTTGCTCTTTCTCGGCGCTGCTGTGGTGAGAGCTCCCTTGGCTTGTGCTTGGCAACTGTCAGATCAGCTGTGACACCTCTGTATTTAGGTCTGTCATGTTTTCCCCGGCTCGAAAAGCTTGTATCTTCATTTTCGACCTCTCCATTCTCCagatctttctgtttctttatttgcatttttatttcttctagtTGACCTGttaagagtttatttttattctgttcactCAAGTAACTGTCTTGCAGGTCATTGTTTTTGGCtctcatttttttaagttcctCTTCTAAAGATTCAAAACGTTTGATCTGCGTTTTAAGTTTCTCAATTTCTTGAGTGAGATCTTTCACTTTGTTGTCttcctgatttttattcttttggttttctgatTTATTCCTGGTTTCATTTTCTACATGTTTCAGGTAATCCAcacttcccttcctcctggTCTCCTTAGAGGGCAAGGCAGAAGTCAAGTCATCTTCAATTCTCAAATCATTTCTGTCCAGGAGATTATTTGATGACCTTTCTAGCAAGTTGGATGCATTTCTAGTTTGATCTGCCCTATTTAGTTTATTGTTTTGTTCTAGTTTCTGTGTTAGCtcctggattattttttcattctgcttttctctttcattaaaatgttttctttccgTGATAAAGCTCAGAGCTAaggatttcagtttttctaactCGCCCGTTAAGCTCTGCTCGGTTTTATCCAGCCTGTCCTCAGATGCTTCCAGTTCTTTCACTTTCACTCGAAGTATTTCCAGTTCTGTAGATATCTTTTTGGTCAAGTTCTTTTCTTCATTGAGGCTGAGACACAGCTGTGTACAGTCGTTCTTGCTCCTGCCAAAGGCCTCCTCCAGCTTCTCCAGATCTGCCATTCTCCTCTGAAGGTGTTCGATTTCTGACTTCAGCTCTCGGGTGAGGCTCTCTTCCTCttcaagtttttctttcattaaccGGCAAAGCTCTTCAGCCTTCCTAATTTCTTCATCCTTGCCTTCAATCTTCAGCACTCTCTTCCGCAGGGCTTCAATGTCAGCCAGCATACTGGAGttgctgccttctgcctggATAACTTTGTCCTGGAGGTCAAGCAGCTCATCCTCAGCCTTCTGCAGATTTTTGGTTGCTTCCTCCAGTTCATCAAGGCGGCGACTAAGGCTCTGCAGTTTGAATCGTAGGTGCCGATTTGAGGTTTCTTTGTAACCTGTAAATTCtgccatgtttattttttattccttttaggTGAAAGCTTTGCTTAGTCTGGGTGAATAGTGAGGTCTTCAACACCTTGTGTATTCCTGCTACGTAACCGTTTCTTTGAACAGAGGCAATCTcaccctgaaagaaaaaaatgcttaaaatcaATATATGAGCTCAGAATATGAATATCCTCACTGTATAAGTTCGACTATAAACGTTtatataaataactttttaattaaacacaTTTCTGAGTGCTAAATTAGGAGAAGTGAAACTGTGGAGAGGAGCCACGGTGCATTTACTTTGGTTATACAAGGTTTCCAAAAATAGCCTGTTCCCGACACCTGAGGGAAGGAAGTGCCCTCCTCTGCTGTCCTGCACAGTGTCTGCACGAGCAGCGGACCCTCACCCCACTCCTCAACAGCCGGTACAAGCTGCCCACGTGCAAGCTCTTCAGCCGTGGAGGTTCGTGCAcgtgcagggctggggtcccACGTACGTGCCCACGCAGCAAACACCTCTTCTCAGCACACCAGTCTTCTGAAGATGCCTTAGAAATGAAGGTTCAGGAATCATAAGCAAGACCTGGAAACTAGAGAAATGCAATCCCCAGCCATCTGGTGGCcacttggggggtgggggtggtggtaaGTGCCCCCACACTGGCTCAGAGACAGGGTgtgagagctgctgccagcgtctcccctgcagcccaggctgctcagcagaaaTCTCCACCTGGGTTGTAGTCACATCCCAAGGACACTGTGCTGGTGCAGCTTCAAGTTTCTCCCTCCTGTTTCAAAAGCTGCCGTTGCCCTTGGCTTGCCACCCACTTGCCCACCCAGACGAGCAGTTGCAAACGCTCAGGCCTCTCCTACTTGCTGCTGCGGACAGTGAGCAGCGGGTATAACGCACCGGTACACTCTGACGCACCAAATGCAGATctcttcccagcccagctcgGAGGtggcagggctttttttttcagcagcccCTCTGTGCTTGGCAGGGAGTAGCAGGGAGAGGGACCTGAGCAGCCACCATGGCTGGTGGCAGAATCTGAAGTCCCTCTTTGGTGCACAGCATTAGAATCGTCCTGTTCTGGGCCTGAGGCGCATCCCCCGCgtgagccagggctgctgcggGCTTGAGGGGAGGGAGGTGACTGCAGCTCTGGGGCCTGCACCCTCGTTCAAGCTGTCTGCTTTGAAGCAGGACTTGGTCTCCAGCATTTCTGTGGCGCTTTGTGCAGAGGAAACGCTCGGGAGTTTCCCATTGCGCAGTGCCAAGAGGCGAGGAGCAGGATGCGGGGGGAGCTGGCGCTGGTTCGGGGGGCTGCGCGCCCCCATGCCAAGCCTTTGACTGAAGGTGACTCATATCCTGTGGGCAGCGGGCCCGGGGGGCACTGCCGACACTCAGTGCACACCAGGCACTTGTGACCCCTGTGCCGAGGGACACCCTCGCCCTGGGAGGGCTCAGCAGCCCTCCTGGAGTGGCCTCACACACCTCAGGCAGCGGAAGGAACACTGCCAGGGCTCCTGGCGGAACCGCAGCGCCCTGCGCACGGGGCGCCCGTCCCACCCTCGCCACCACCACTGCATCCCCCTCCAGGGCCACCTGCCCATAGGCCATGGCCCTACTGTACAGCTGTTTGCCAGCAGGAACCAGCAGGATCCCCTCAAGAGACGTCACCGGAGCGTCACAGGGAAAGGCCAAAGTGAGCAGCTTCACAGTGCCCAGAGAACAAAGCCCTGTCCTCAGCAGGCCTTGGGGCTCGGAGTTAATGGTTAACCTGGCGCTGGCCGCCAGCTGGGAAGCGGAAGCAACCCAGTCCCCaggacagcacagcagggctggtgtgCCACGCTGGTCCTCTGaccacagctccagcagccacgCTGGTCCTCTGaccacagctccagcagccacgCTGGTCCTCTGaccacagctccagcagccacgCTGGTCCTCTGaccacagctccagcagccacgCTGGTCCTCTGaccacagctccagcagccacgCTGGTCCTCTGaccacagctccagcagccacgCTGGTCCTCTGaccacagctccagcagccacgCTGGTCCTCTGaccacagctccagcagccacgCTGGTTCTCAGaccacagctccagcagccacgCTGGTCCTCTGaccacagctccagcagccacgCTGGTCCTCTGaccacagctccagcagccacgCTGGTCCTCTGaccacagctccagcagccacgCTGGTTCTCAGaccacagctccagcagccacgCTGGTTCTCAGACCACAGCTCCAGCAGGctgttgctgcagtgctgggggacagggctgtgtGTGGCCCCGAGCACTGCACCAGCCGGGAGCGGGGTGGCTCTGCTGCCCAAGCAACAGGCTCCTCACCACATGGTGGCTCCGCAAAGGCCTTTTGCTGTCTGCAGCTACCCGGGGTGTAGAGAAGGAGGGAAGAGTGTAGAGAAGACAGATTTAGGCTCTCCTCTGAGGCACAcagtgaaagaaggaaaagatacaagctgcaagaagaaaaattccaaGTAGAtaagagggcttttttttttttttccccaccatgAGATCAAGCACTGGCGCAGGGTCCCAGCGAGGCTGTGGGACCCCCATCTTCTACAAGCAAGCGTGTTGAGAAAAAGTCTTCCAGCAGAAGGCCCTTTAACTTCCTGACATAGCCAGAACTAACCACAGTGCTTGGAAACAGAACCTAGATGAGTTACTATTACGAAGTGCACATTTATAAGACTGAGGGGAATCGGGCAATAGAAAATATTATCTTAGATGTTAGATGTAGTGGGTGCTTTAAGTTGGTTGTCCTTTGAGTGAGGGGTTGGACCAGACACCTCCAGGGGTAATTCCAACCAAAATTACTCTGGCTGTTCATGACTTCTCTTCTCCAGTCTGTCACTGATACCAAAACATCAGAGAAACAGTGCAGGATTCAGACACTAGGACTATTATTCTTACGGCTAATTAATATTGTTGTGTGATGCTTAAACAGGACTTGTTAAAAGAATCTGGTAAGGCAATAACTCGCTCAGCTTGTAAAGGTACTGAACAATCTGACGTGGATGTATGGACTTcagatttctctctctttttggaAAGTGACTAGGTCTCATCCGAGctctattttacattttcagcaaaaaatgggaagaaaagaggatgATAATTTTcacaaatagcaaaaaaaccccattgcAGTGGCAAATGTAATAAGGAAAGATCACTTAAGCAGAACCAAGTAATAAATTGAGATCAACACTGAAGGGCTGTATcctggaaacactgaaaaggCTTCAATGGTCACAGCAGAAATCTTACCTACAGAAGCAGCTGATGCACTGCTGCAGCTACGAGGCAGCCCCTCTTGGCTCTATCAGCAGGAAATAGCGAGAAGTAGGACAGTAGAACTGACATTATTTTGCGTGCAGTACCGGCCTGTGTATTTACACAGCCAAGTCTGATGCATCTCACCTTGCTTAAGTCGCAGAAGAGCGAAAGAGAGACACATACAAGTTGCTCTTGAGTCTTCTAgattcaaagagaaaaagacactCAAATGTCTTCATCCTTCCTTCCCAGAGAGACAAGACTTTCAGAAGAGGAATCACCCTCTGAGGGATCATACTCTCTGCCCACTGATGACGAAAGGAACCTTGACATGGGCTCAGGCACAGATACCTGGATGGCAGTCGTCTCCCCTGGGAATGATGCCCCTCCAGGGGCCACTCATcaaaaacacaagctgaaagTTTGGGAAAAGCTGAGGAAAGCTTTGGGAAAGCAGTCATGAGTGCTTTTTTACCCTTTAAAACTCTTTAGAAATCCCTGATTTTACCTGAACAAGGGAAATCCTGCATTAAGCCACAAGCCACAGTAACATCCATTAGGATCTGAGttcttgaaaaaatacttttctgataAAACACATAGGTAGCCTGGGGAATCTCAAACCATCTGTTGTTCAAAGCAAGTATCAAGGCAAAAGGTGTGCCTGGTAAATACCTACACGGAGAAAAGATTTTGTCTGGTCTAAAAGGTTCTTTATTATGGCACAACAAGCCAAAACCCAGTTTCACAAGAGAAACATGGCACACAACTGATTCAAAGTAGTAACTTACTAACAAACACTGCAGTGAATTTACCAGGATTCACTATTTAAATGACTCATTCTGATTCTACTTTTCCCCATGGATTTGTCATTGCGTTTTCTGGTCTTCCTCAACAAGTGTGTGTATCTCCTAGCTTTATTTATGTTTATCATTATCAATTGCATCTTCCCTCT
It encodes the following:
- the LUZP1 gene encoding leucine zipper protein 1; amino-acid sequence: MAEFTGYKETSNRHLRFKLQSLSRRLDELEEATKNLQKAEDELLDLQDKVIQAEGSNSSMLADIEALRKRVLKIEGKDEEIRKAEELCRLMKEKLEEEESLTRELKSEIEHLQRRMADLEKLEEAFGRSKNDCTQLCLSLNEEKNLTKKISTELEILRVKVKELEASEDRLDKTEQSLTGELEKLKSLALSFITERKHFNEREKQNEKIIQELTQKLEQNNKLNRADQTRNASNLLERSSNNLLDRNDLRIEDDLTSALPSKETRRKGSVDYLKHVENETRNKSENQKNKNQEDNKVKDLTQEIEKLKTQIKRFESLEEELKKMRAKNNDLQDSYLSEQNKNKLLTGQLEEIKMQIKKQKDLENGEVENEDTSFSSRGKHDRPKYRGVTADLTVAKHKPRELSPQQRRERARNRDLSGSHDSYSHGGKQVPSPSLMSRKAGKASGASALSDTAVTDTKRLEEKSLVSTFSSSQREGCVTQNEGKRSKEQPSVLSRYPPAAQEQKSWKAPSKPVGDTGLRSKAEKPSHVLRGNCQTGADARDEKSSRGESVASLTEKLKTSQAEVGDCLGDMVLARGNHTSSNGTASAYRYHLSSQVSASDSAGCKAEAVNTFAASHRQPSEARAKRAIISQEKEFADTSLESANTSTLAKVSHRSTSQEDILQILTGLDKEDMEQSSTSAMDHVNAGLKMDSKTIQSNQEKLNSDEESGRSKKPTTHSDLERRKKVGSKQFSNSRGVFRASLFENDKNILNDEDSTKCIKPSDASTGGFKSRRLFSPREALRSKAVIKPAIVEKDMKAVMGGTVSEAESEKQKSVFKMVANKMTSSITIFPSEPTAPRTNADIAAKERHVTTSNIRVAPNEPSPITNNPPPPFEVSINKSALKLSEADRIGEAAPRSKAEAVVSRSSIMIKTAELTERNIEPPSETISWKSHGSSDVASSETKHVTVRSSWRARQGLHSLEDSQTKVEKSAASSTTNMYRSSVDLSEMEGSGARTNLLEQTSAKTSATANSWSAPELGSRRTKSNLSASELLTRRSYASDPTAASAWHRTTPPDESKDFVPSSRRKQYSSSEYLLQVDTPGKRPATKTELQDPEPNPHTPLGPQVEEQGASRACRTTSRR